A single region of the Sorghum bicolor cultivar BTx623 chromosome 9, Sorghum_bicolor_NCBIv3, whole genome shotgun sequence genome encodes:
- the LOC8061120 gene encoding actin cytoskeleton-regulatory complex protein PAN1, whose protein sequence is MAATADPRAKPPAAAPHHLAEPWAHQAASPAAAHRSMPVVASASAAAGCGARDRRRSSSSNRRAQAVGDDTSYDGGIEALRAKLMGHLRDAADRLRVPQPSRSTIASLPPAPRPLALPKATATASPPPPPGTDSETEPELRAPPPPPPPPAPTAPAQADATAAGATARPWNLRERTRRRPAAFRSWAASPSPPPPPPSSSSSRRRRKRAPFSVSLTAEEIEEDIYALTGARPRRRPRKRPRAVQRHVDSLFPGLWLTEITPDAYRVPDE, encoded by the exons ATGGCGGCCACGGCAGATCCGCGGGCGAAGCCTCCGGCAGCGGCGCCGCACCACCTCGCCGAGCCGTGGGCGCATCAGGCCGCCTCACCAGCCGCCGCCCACCGCAGCATGCCCGTCGTAGCCTCGGCCTCGGCCGCGGCCGGCTGTGGCGCCCGCGATCGCCGCCGGTCGTCGTCGTCCAACCGCCGGGCCCAGGCCGTCGGGGACGACACGTCGTACGACGGTGGGATCGAGGCGCTCCGTGCCAAGCTCATGGGCCACCTGCGCGACGCCGCGGACCGGCTCCGCGTGCCCCAGCCCAGCAGGAGCACCATCGCCTCGCTGCCTCCTGCTCCTCGCCCTCTGGCGCTGCCCAAGGCTACCGCTACCGcgagcccgccgccgccgccagggacGGACTCCGAGACCGAGCCAGAGCTCAGggcgccgccaccgcctccgcctcctcccGCACCTACTGCGCCCGCGCAAGCGGACGCTACCGCTGCCGGCGCGACCgcgaggccgtggaacctgcGGGAGCGCACGCGTCGCCGCCCCGCCGCCTTCAGGTCGTGGGCCGCGTCCCCGTCcccgccgcctcctccgccgtcgtcgtcgtcgtcgcggaGGCGGCGCAAGCGCGCCCCGTTCTCCGTGTCCCTGACGGCGGAGGAGATCGAGGAGGACATCTACGCGCTGACCGGCgcccggccgcggcggcggccccgGAAGCGGCCGCGCGCCGTGCAGCGGCATGTCGAT TCGCTGTTCCCGGGGCTGTGGCTGACCGAGATCACCCCCGACGCGTACCGAGTGCCGGACGAGTAG
- the LOC8074558 gene encoding formin-like protein 18 isoform X2, whose translation MVLMAGASDHHHHHNATAKPASPAAASASASPTPTPSPAPANRTRLHDFAFPTLSWGAHRLLRCSKDGGGPASPPPHPHTPSPDKEKQPQASSPGAAAASQPPRPWNLRTRRSATVAPLASRSDAAGKAPASAGGAHPPQLASPPPPAPAAAPRKRTFSAALTREEIAEDFAAIRGTRPPRRPKKRPRAVQRQLDMLYPGLSLADVNLDSYKIDER comes from the coding sequence ATGGTCCTCATGGCCGGAGCCtccgaccaccaccaccaccacaacgCCACGGCCAAGCCCGCTTCCCCCGCCGCGGCGTCCGCGTCCGCGTCCCCGACCCCGACCCCGTCCCCGGCTCCCGCCAATCGCACCCGTCTCCACGACTTCGCCTTCCCGACGCTCAGCTGGGGCGcgcaccgcctcctccgctgctccaaggacGGCGGCGGCCCGGCGTCTCCGCCGCCGCACCCGCACACGCCGTCGCCGGACAAGGAGAAGCAGCCGCAGGCCTCGTCCCCCGGCGCAGCGGCCGCGTCGCAGCCCCCGCGGCCGTGGAACCTCCGCACCCGCCGCTCCGCCACCGTCGCGCCGCTCGCGTCGAGATCGGACGCCGCAGGGAAGGCGCCGGCGTCGGCGGGTGGAGCGCACCCGCCGCAGctcgcgtcgccgccgccgccggcgccggcggccgcgCCCAGGAAGAGGACCTTCTCCGCTGCGCTCACCAGGGAGGAGATCGCCGAGGACTTCGCCGCCATCCGTGGCACCCGCCCGCCGCGCCGGCCCAAGAAGCGCCCGCGCGCCGTGCAGCGCCAGCTCGAC
- the LOC8074557 gene encoding uncharacterized protein LOC8074557 encodes MESSPAASSSRPRDPLLFGGFDLPAGWGCRKPLAFYRDQDRDTDDAPVAAEPNAAAAATEGGKNSGPRSPATAQQAAVPGEEAQQEAPRRQWNLRERTSWRDYRADDARPARKLGSTDAAGGGSRGFSVALTRQEIDADFVAITGRKAPRRPRKRTKSVQRKIETLCPGSSLVEVTRDRYKVNEKGGF; translated from the exons ATGGAGTCCTCGCCGGCCGCGTCCTCGTCACGGCCCAGGGACCCGCTCCTCTTCGGCGGCTTCGACCTCCCCGCCGGCTGGGGGTGCCGCAAGCCCCTGGCCTTCTACCGGGACCAGGACCGGGACACGGACGACGCCCCCGTCGCGGCCGAgcccaacgccgccgccgccgccaccgaggGTGGCAAGAACAGCGGGCCTCGATCGCCAGCGACGGCGCAGCAGGCGGCCGTGCCGGGGGAGGAGGCCCAGCAGGAAGCTCCCCGGAGGCAGTGGAACCTGCGGGAGCGGACGTCGTGGCGGGACTACAGAGCGGACGACGCGCGGCCGGCCAGGAAGCTCGGGAGCACGGACGCCGCCGGAGGCGGCAGCCGCGGGTTCTCGGTGGCGCTGACGCGGCAGGAGATCGACGCCGACTTCGTCGCGATCACCGGCCGCAAGGCGCCGCGCCGGCCCCGGAAGCGCACCAAGAGCGTCCAGCGCAAAATCGAG ACGCTTTGCCCGGGGAGTTCGCTGGTGGAGGTGACCCGCGACCGGTACAAGGTTAACGAG AAAGGAGGATTCTGA